In one Geoglobus acetivorans genomic region, the following are encoded:
- a CDS encoding ABC transporter ATP-binding protein has product MDKDMLRVVNLGVKVGERKVLTNINLYIKRGETLALFGPNGSGKSTLMNTLIGNPNYRVFDGRIVFKGRDITEKDTDYRANLGMGIAFQTPPAINGVKLIDVLKKIAEKRGIPEERIYEYAEYLNMSDFLDRDINRGFSGGEVKRSELLQLLVMDPDFIMLDEPDSGVDIENVALVGEAIRKLLQREVPKEERRKSGIIITHTGNILDYVDADYGVILYRGKLACIGNPYEILDDVRKYGYEGCVKKCLREFQNLNQTK; this is encoded by the coding sequence ATGGACAAGGATATGCTTAGAGTCGTCAATCTTGGCGTAAAGGTCGGAGAGAGAAAAGTTCTGACGAACATAAATTTGTACATCAAGAGGGGCGAAACGCTGGCGCTTTTTGGGCCCAATGGCAGCGGAAAATCCACACTGATGAACACGCTGATAGGAAATCCGAACTACCGTGTGTTCGACGGCAGAATCGTGTTCAAAGGCAGGGATATAACCGAAAAAGACACGGATTACAGGGCAAATCTCGGGATGGGCATAGCTTTTCAAACCCCTCCGGCGATAAATGGAGTCAAGCTGATTGATGTTCTGAAAAAGATTGCCGAGAAAAGAGGAATTCCAGAGGAGAGAATTTATGAGTATGCAGAATACCTGAACATGAGCGATTTTCTGGATAGAGACATAAACAGAGGTTTTTCAGGAGGGGAGGTGAAAAGGAGCGAACTGCTCCAGCTACTTGTGATGGATCCTGACTTTATAATGCTTGATGAACCTGACAGCGGCGTGGATATAGAGAATGTTGCTCTCGTAGGAGAGGCAATAAGAAAGCTCCTGCAGAGAGAAGTTCCAAAAGAAGAACGGAGAAAATCCGGGATTATAATCACCCACACGGGCAACATTCTCGATTATGTCGATGCGGATTACGGTGTAATTCTGTACAGAGGCAAGCTCGCCTGCATCGGCAATCCGTATGAAATCCTCGAT